Proteins encoded in a region of the Flavobacterium sp. MDT1-60 genome:
- a CDS encoding OsmC family peroxiredoxin, with protein sequence MKRTARAYWSGTIKEGNGELTTQSGTLNKTKFSFKTRISEDVKGTNPEELLAAAHAGCFTMAVSFALTEKGLDPTSLNTEATLSMEGFDITGIHLSITGSVSGISADEFETITKDAEKNCLISKVLNIPIHSEAHFIS encoded by the coding sequence ATGAAACGTACAGCAAGAGCTTATTGGTCAGGTACTATAAAAGAAGGCAACGGTGAATTGACCACCCAAAGCGGAACCTTAAACAAAACGAAGTTCAGTTTTAAAACTCGTATTTCTGAAGACGTAAAAGGCACAAATCCTGAAGAGTTGTTAGCGGCAGCACATGCAGGTTGTTTTACGATGGCTGTCAGTTTTGCATTAACAGAGAAAGGACTGGATCCAACATCATTAAATACAGAAGCTACTTTGTCAATGGAGGGTTTTGATATAACAGGAATACATCTTTCAATTACAGGTTCTGTGTCGGGAATTAGTGCCGATGAATTTGAAACCATTACAAAAGATGCTGAAAAGAATTGCTTAATTTCCAAGGTTTTAAATATACCAATACATTCAGAAGCACATTTTATTTCTTAA
- a CDS encoding AraC family transcriptional regulator, translating into MKHFKKISDLHEALGVKPPENPLFSVAYGERDTCNGNSILEFSSEFYIIGFKKLKSGSMHYGKTKYDHDLGSMSFVKPQQKVVFKNVELEEKGFLIIIHEDFLPGTVLYNEIRKYSYFDYEVNEALHLSPAEEDIIWNLYFSIEKEYHNNTDELSKAIIVSHLDSMLKYAQRFYKRQFINRKQLTGSTVTKFNALLAANFEERKTKNIGLPTVSLMAEKLNISSRYLTDLLKQETGKTALELIHLFLIGEAKNLLTERELNISEISHLLGFENTTYFSRLFKKEVGRTPNEFRGNILN; encoded by the coding sequence ATGAAACATTTCAAAAAAATCAGCGATCTGCATGAAGCTCTTGGTGTAAAACCTCCGGAGAACCCACTTTTTAGTGTGGCATACGGTGAAAGGGACACTTGCAACGGTAATAGTATTCTTGAATTTTCATCAGAATTTTACATAATAGGATTTAAAAAATTAAAATCCGGCAGTATGCATTATGGAAAAACAAAATATGACCATGACCTTGGCTCCATGTCGTTTGTAAAGCCCCAGCAGAAAGTGGTTTTTAAAAATGTAGAACTAGAGGAAAAGGGATTCCTAATTATTATTCATGAAGACTTTTTGCCGGGAACAGTACTTTACAACGAAATCAGGAAATATAGTTATTTCGATTATGAGGTCAATGAGGCATTACATCTTTCACCTGCAGAAGAGGATATCATCTGGAATTTGTATTTCAGCATTGAAAAAGAATACCATAATAATACTGACGAACTAAGCAAAGCTATAATTGTAAGTCATCTGGATTCCATGCTTAAATATGCACAGCGCTTTTATAAAAGACAGTTTATTAACCGTAAACAACTAACCGGTTCTACAGTCACAAAATTTAATGCACTGCTGGCTGCTAATTTTGAAGAAAGAAAAACAAAAAACATAGGATTACCAACGGTATCCCTGATGGCAGAGAAGCTAAATATATCTTCCCGCTATTTAACCGATTTGCTCAAACAAGAAACAGGAAAGACGGCATTAGAACTTATTCATCTTTTTTTGATTGGTGAGGCAAAAAACTTATTGACCGAAAGAGAACTAAATATATCTGAAATTTCACATTTACTTGGTTTTGAAAATACAACCTACTTTTCACGCCTGTTTAAAAAAGAAGTAGGTCGCACTCCAAATGAATTCAGAGGAAATATCTTAAACTAA